The proteins below come from a single Nocardiopsis gilva YIM 90087 genomic window:
- a CDS encoding helix-turn-helix domain-containing protein — MDEITSIGPRLRRLRTDHGMTQTELADRSSVSVELISKLERGARQTAKLSSLTKIARGLDEDLSVLVGKSNRVKRVGEAGVLAVRDAVSDPALLPGLDADDDGEPTDPADLWAQVERAYGAYFAGHFGALASTLPHLLSECRITRAALGPGPVAAAYAHAYQLAACLMIHTGKDDASLLASERGIHAAAEGEDEFRLATLYGTYTWILLRMGRHSQAEALAVRTAESIEPSWSTRNPRQLTAWGGQLLHAAVVAGAAERHDDAQQYLAQAKAGADLMGEDRHDYWVSFGPTSVAMQEAHVWTAADQPTRVLQASERVDPRALFPISYARHSLNEAAALERRRNVDEAIAVADRAFQISPEWFRHQRFAGSVVTDLTSRKTQLPAALRRMAQACTEGQGMQANE; from the coding sequence ATGGACGAGATTACCAGCATCGGCCCCCGCCTCCGGCGCCTGCGCACCGACCACGGCATGACCCAGACCGAACTCGCCGACCGCAGCAGCGTGTCAGTCGAACTCATCTCCAAGCTGGAGCGCGGCGCCCGCCAGACCGCGAAACTCTCCAGCCTCACCAAGATCGCCCGCGGTCTCGACGAGGACCTGTCTGTCCTCGTCGGAAAATCGAACCGGGTGAAGCGTGTCGGTGAGGCTGGGGTGCTCGCGGTGCGCGACGCCGTCAGCGACCCCGCCCTGCTGCCCGGCCTGGACGCCGACGATGACGGCGAGCCCACCGACCCCGCCGACCTGTGGGCCCAGGTCGAGCGCGCCTACGGCGCCTACTTCGCCGGCCATTTCGGAGCACTCGCCTCCACCCTGCCCCACCTGCTCAGCGAGTGCCGCATCACCCGCGCTGCCCTGGGGCCCGGCCCGGTGGCGGCCGCCTATGCGCATGCTTACCAGCTCGCCGCGTGCCTGATGATCCACACCGGCAAGGACGACGCGTCCCTGTTGGCCTCCGAGCGCGGCATCCACGCCGCCGCCGAGGGCGAGGACGAGTTCCGGCTGGCGACCCTGTATGGCACCTACACGTGGATTCTGCTGCGGATGGGTCGCCATTCCCAGGCGGAAGCACTAGCGGTGCGCACGGCCGAGTCGATCGAACCGTCGTGGTCGACCAGGAACCCCCGACAGCTGACCGCGTGGGGTGGGCAGCTGCTGCACGCCGCCGTGGTCGCGGGCGCGGCCGAGCGCCACGATGATGCCCAGCAGTACCTGGCCCAAGCGAAGGCGGGCGCAGACTTGATGGGTGAAGACCGCCACGACTACTGGGTCAGCTTCGGTCCCACCTCGGTGGCGATGCAGGAGGCGCACGTGTGGACGGCGGCCGACCAGCCGACCAGGGTGCTGCAAGCCTCGGAACGGGTCGACCCCCGAGCGCTCTTCCCGATCAGCTATGCGCGGCACAGCTTGAATGAGGCGGCGGCGCTGGAGCGGCGGCGGAACGTGGATGAGGCGATCGCGGTCGCCGATCGCGCCTTCCAGATCTCTCCGGAGTGGTTCCGCCACCAGCGCTTCGCCGGGTCGGTCGTGACTGACCTGACCTCGCGCAAGACCCAGCTGCCTGCGGCGCTACGGCGCATGGCCCAGGCCTGTACGGAAGGGCAGGGCATGCAGGCCAACGAATAG
- a CDS encoding protein-L-isoaspartate O-methyltransferase family protein: MADAARAALDATGFEVEVVTGDGNDGYPPGAPYDRVIVTAAVRHIPYAWVEQCSPGAVIVAPWAPVFHPDSPLAIVHVGEDGHAAGTFTGSAPFMPLDGEATTPAEADAVHAKWKEMGRPDPERFGITIAPQGQRVWLDTPDQPLTAGTAGIVTGPTLP, encoded by the coding sequence GTGGCCGATGCCGCCCGCGCCGCCCTGGACGCGACTGGGTTCGAGGTGGAGGTGGTGACCGGCGACGGTAACGACGGGTACCCGCCCGGCGCCCCGTATGACCGGGTGATCGTCACTGCGGCCGTGCGCCACATCCCGTATGCGTGGGTGGAGCAGTGCTCGCCTGGCGCGGTCATCGTGGCCCCATGGGCGCCGGTGTTCCACCCCGATTCCCCGCTGGCCATCGTGCACGTGGGCGAGGACGGGCACGCGGCCGGGACGTTCACCGGGTCCGCGCCGTTCATGCCTCTCGACGGCGAGGCCACCACCCCGGCGGAGGCCGACGCCGTGCACGCCAAATGGAAGGAAATGGGGCGCCCCGATCCGGAGCGGTTCGGCATTACCATCGCCCCGCAGGGTCAACGGGTATGGCTGGACACCCCGGACCAGCCACTCACCGCGGGAACAGCCGGGATAGTCACGGGGCCGACACTCCCCTGA
- a CDS encoding methyltransferase domain-containing protein — MTRGQKAVAAVDRTPFVPADIWVPTEETGWLVPLNRYREPDRWRRCVDADEPIVTAVEFDPRIPQHLRNPETGRGVVATSSSSKPGVMAAMLDALEPDEDMRALEIGTGTGYNAAVISHITGPGTVTSVEVAPGGRCRPRRPGRDWVRGGGGDRRR, encoded by the coding sequence GTGACCCGCGGACAGAAGGCGGTCGCTGCCGTCGACCGCACCCCATTCGTCCCCGCCGACATCTGGGTCCCCACCGAGGAAACCGGCTGGCTCGTACCGCTCAACCGCTACCGCGAACCCGACCGGTGGCGCCGCTGCGTCGACGCCGACGAGCCCATCGTGACGGCCGTGGAGTTCGACCCGCGCATCCCGCAGCACCTGCGCAACCCTGAAACCGGCCGCGGAGTCGTCGCCACGTCCTCCTCCAGCAAGCCCGGCGTCATGGCGGCCATGCTCGACGCGCTCGAACCCGACGAGGATATGCGGGCGCTGGAGATCGGCACCGGCACCGGGTACAACGCCGCCGTTATCTCCCACATCACCGGCCCCGGCACGGTCACCTCGGTGGAGGTCGCCCCGGGTGGCCGATGCCGCCCGCGCCGCCCTGGACGCGACTGGGTTCGAGGTGGAGGTGGTGACCGGCGACGGTAA
- a CDS encoding metal-dependent hydrolase, producing the protein MVCGLAAGVAALHWVGAAVVVWVLLSLAICGAEACTPARGRLDWGTRALVSAAGAGVVMALAQPHPALLGVLVAAGMVVHVLGDWLTPAGVPLAWPLCHRGRRWWMWRSPVAFKTGDCWQETAVRWACWSGTPLVAALTVT; encoded by the coding sequence GTGGTGTGCGGGCTGGCCGCCGGGGTTGCCGCGCTGCACTGGGTTGGTGCCGCGGTCGTGGTGTGGGTGTTGCTGTCGCTGGCGATCTGCGGGGCCGAGGCGTGCACCCCGGCCCGGGGCCGCCTGGACTGGGGCACCCGCGCCCTGGTGTCGGCCGCTGGCGCCGGGGTGGTGATGGCGCTCGCACAGCCGCACCCGGCGCTCCTCGGGGTGCTGGTCGCCGCCGGGATGGTGGTGCACGTCCTCGGGGATTGGCTCACACCTGCGGGGGTGCCGCTCGCCTGGCCGCTGTGTCACCGCGGCAGGAGATGGTGGATGTGGCGCAGCCCGGTCGCGTTCAAAACCGGGGACTGCTGGCAGGAGACCGCGGTCAGGTGGGCGTGCTGGAGCGGCACACCCCTTGTCGCCGCTCTGACCGTCACGTGA
- a CDS encoding DUF2637 domain-containing protein encodes MNTTDLRGLAAPAVEWITGPLVRVALVLALCLVLIAVAQWMLRRMLRHWQDRDHPAGGLERGDRVAIAVIISLAFVFVSVAFAMSAAALHDSATWLEDTAIPINGGDLRILFPLVLDGLIVLFLALDLWTEWRKMRHPYYRWVAYGLSVLTLYLNVSHGEDGSLFGHAAPPLGVIVISEGLAIWIRSMAKLIDTGKTTDRVPMGHWIARPASAFRVSRLMLGWNITSYEAAVEMERRRSMAKAMLRQQYGDAWRRATPEHVRWMLNNGHDLDVAYDLTRALTRQRVAMTPEEVAAVASLPDATPQIHVADTRRDSNGQATGARDTRSLMSRLLVRSGHDRLDTGRDTPALSEGDTPPALEATGDTAQVTADVAPVSQGTRLLEEGDTTPRQPGAGPSRPVASLTDMADRDKQVVAWLVGSPDMSGAEIGRRVGATAKTGQRLRKRLLPVAEAQRDTGTDTTPPGEESGQTTRDSDTAGVLPKGVRVKHWKRSS; translated from the coding sequence ATGAATACCACCGACCTTCGCGGACTCGCCGCCCCCGCCGTCGAATGGATCACGGGGCCGCTGGTGCGTGTCGCTTTGGTGCTGGCCCTGTGCCTGGTGCTGATCGCCGTAGCCCAGTGGATGCTGCGGCGCATGCTGCGCCACTGGCAGGACCGGGACCATCCGGCCGGAGGGTTGGAACGGGGCGACCGTGTCGCGATCGCGGTCATCATCAGCCTCGCGTTCGTGTTCGTCAGCGTCGCGTTCGCGATGAGCGCGGCGGCGCTGCACGACTCGGCGACCTGGCTGGAAGACACGGCGATCCCGATCAACGGCGGCGACCTGCGGATCCTCTTCCCGCTGGTGCTGGACGGGCTCATCGTGCTGTTCCTGGCGCTGGATCTGTGGACGGAGTGGCGCAAGATGCGCCACCCCTACTACCGGTGGGTTGCCTATGGGCTCAGCGTCCTCACCCTGTACTTGAACGTCTCCCACGGCGAGGACGGGTCGCTGTTCGGGCACGCCGCACCACCCCTGGGCGTCATCGTCATCTCCGAAGGGCTGGCCATCTGGATCCGCTCCATGGCCAAGCTCATCGACACCGGCAAGACCACCGACCGCGTGCCCATGGGCCACTGGATCGCCCGCCCCGCGTCGGCGTTCCGGGTGTCGCGGCTGATGCTGGGCTGGAACATCACCTCCTATGAGGCGGCTGTGGAGATGGAGCGCCGCCGGTCCATGGCCAAGGCGATGCTGCGACAGCAGTACGGCGACGCCTGGAGGCGGGCGACACCTGAGCATGTCCGGTGGATGCTGAACAACGGACACGACCTCGATGTCGCCTACGACCTGACGCGTGCCTTGACCCGACAGCGTGTCGCGATGACGCCTGAGGAGGTCGCCGCTGTCGCCTCCCTACCCGACGCGACACCCCAGATCCATGTCGCCGACACCCGACGCGACAGCAACGGCCAGGCCACCGGGGCGCGCGACACCCGGTCGCTGATGTCGCGGCTGCTGGTTCGCTCCGGACACGACAGGCTCGACACCGGACGCGACACCCCAGCACTGTCCGAGGGCGACACGCCACCCGCCCTGGAGGCGACAGGCGACACTGCGCAGGTCACAGCCGATGTCGCCCCCGTGTCGCAGGGGACACGACTCCTGGAGGAGGGCGACACGACACCACGGCAACCCGGCGCGGGCCCGTCGCGTCCGGTCGCGTCGCTGACCGACATGGCCGACCGCGACAAGCAGGTCGTCGCGTGGCTCGTCGGGTCGCCGGACATGTCGGGGGCGGAGATCGGGCGTCGTGTCGGGGCGACAGCCAAGACCGGGCAGCGACTCCGCAAGCGACTGCTGCCTGTCGCTGAGGCGCAGCGCGACACCGGGACCGACACGACGCCGCCCGGTGAAGAGTCCGGGCAAACGACACGCGACAGCGACACCGCGGGCGTGCTGCCCAAGGGTGTCCGGGTGAAGCACTGGAAGCGGTCGTCCTGA
- a CDS encoding AAA family ATPase — protein sequence MSRKKPPPGRLPPWGVGVQSTLVVGAIGACGDYFSWSPLLGFGAAAIGGLCSVLRAAGDDQGAHPDRVVIHLGRWTGLGGWLAWVWAGPEDWLARFVAGLGAGDITGDPLSLAGLGTLAAGAQVSAHLDLYMRRRPRTPDGEGGLVLRSQARLEAEWQARIARVCRIQVEITSLRHWDSGAGYTLTVLFPPGGATRHTLAVHADALASDARLDEGCGVEVLKGPHRGSAVLQVSTVDRMSEELDYPSDYSPRSILDQAALGEYRNGEIAGPHLRENAGLVVGTRGSGKTTLLRVLTAAVGRCTDALVWHIDLTGGGLSRDWLRPWLDGRTERPAIDWAVNTVEDALAMARAAVAISKDRKESGHDRKVAANTTLLPIDEDMPEIVIIIDEGKTILAPSIRDRLLRDLRETLNLALDIARDSAVNVVFSALGATSTSLDTAIKAQCAFKLGMLCEKDAELAYLFDWGQATMDDLAGVGSGFIRESGAAPRPMGGYNLTPRRIIDELAPAVSQRQPTLDERAARAAGPAYADRYVRMREAFEKKSAAPGPSCQPEPSAPAPVGDTLGWSDPADIARDSGRTAVLERPALAPAEARGRVVAAILVDALQVFDAEDTDRLPRELLAARVTDGDEDDLRRRMLAAGAGPPHSIRYRGDPARGWYRRDVEEAMAVTPA from the coding sequence ATGAGCCGGAAGAAGCCGCCGCCGGGGCGTTTGCCGCCGTGGGGGGTGGGCGTGCAGTCCACCCTCGTCGTCGGCGCCATCGGCGCGTGCGGCGACTACTTCTCCTGGTCGCCGCTCCTTGGCTTCGGGGCCGCCGCTATCGGCGGGCTGTGCTCGGTGCTGCGTGCCGCCGGAGACGATCAGGGGGCCCACCCCGACCGGGTCGTGATCCATCTGGGCCGGTGGACCGGGCTGGGCGGGTGGCTCGCCTGGGTGTGGGCCGGCCCTGAGGACTGGCTCGCCCGCTTTGTCGCCGGGCTCGGCGCGGGCGACATCACCGGCGACCCGTTGTCTCTGGCCGGGCTGGGCACCCTGGCGGCCGGGGCGCAGGTCAGCGCCCACCTTGACCTGTACATGCGACGCCGCCCCCGCACCCCGGACGGTGAGGGCGGGCTGGTGCTGCGTTCCCAGGCCCGCCTGGAGGCCGAATGGCAGGCCCGCATCGCCCGGGTGTGCCGCATCCAGGTCGAGATCACCAGCCTGCGGCACTGGGACAGCGGCGCGGGCTACACCCTCACCGTGCTGTTCCCGCCCGGCGGCGCCACACGGCACACCCTCGCCGTCCACGCCGACGCGCTGGCCTCCGACGCCCGCCTCGACGAGGGGTGCGGGGTGGAGGTCCTCAAGGGCCCCCACCGGGGCAGCGCCGTGCTGCAGGTGTCCACCGTCGACCGGATGAGTGAGGAACTGGACTACCCCTCCGACTACTCGCCGCGCTCCATCCTGGACCAGGCTGCCCTGGGCGAGTACCGCAACGGCGAGATCGCCGGGCCCCACCTGCGGGAGAACGCCGGCCTGGTCGTCGGCACCCGCGGGTCGGGCAAGACCACCCTGCTGCGGGTGCTCACCGCCGCCGTGGGCCGCTGCACCGACGCCCTGGTCTGGCACATCGACCTGACCGGCGGCGGCCTGTCGAGGGACTGGCTCAGGCCGTGGCTGGACGGGCGCACCGAGCGGCCCGCGATCGACTGGGCGGTCAACACCGTGGAGGACGCGCTGGCCATGGCGCGTGCCGCGGTGGCGATCTCCAAGGACCGCAAGGAGAGCGGGCACGACCGCAAGGTCGCCGCTAACACCACCCTGCTGCCCATCGATGAGGACATGCCCGAGATCGTCATCATCATCGACGAGGGCAAGACCATTCTTGCCCCCTCGATTCGCGACCGGCTGCTGCGCGACCTTCGCGAGACACTCAATCTGGCCCTCGACATTGCCCGCGACAGCGCGGTCAACGTGGTGTTCTCCGCGCTGGGCGCCACCTCGACCAGCCTGGACACCGCCATCAAGGCCCAGTGCGCGTTCAAGCTCGGCATGCTGTGCGAGAAGGACGCCGAGCTGGCCTACCTGTTCGACTGGGGCCAGGCCACCATGGACGATCTGGCCGGGGTCGGGTCGGGGTTCATTCGGGAGTCGGGGGCGGCGCCGCGCCCGATGGGCGGCTACAACCTGACCCCGCGGCGCATCATCGACGAGTTGGCGCCGGCGGTGTCGCAGCGCCAGCCGACGCTTGATGAGCGGGCGGCTCGCGCCGCCGGTCCGGCGTATGCCGACCGGTATGTGCGGATGCGCGAGGCGTTCGAGAAGAAGTCCGCGGCGCCTGGGCCTTCCTGCCAGCCGGAGCCGTCTGCGCCTGCCCCGGTGGGTGACACGTTGGGCTGGTCGGACCCGGCCGATATCGCCCGTGACAGCGGGCGCACTGCGGTGCTGGAGCGCCCCGCCCTCGCCCCGGCCGAGGCGCGGGGGCGGGTGGTCGCTGCGATCCTCGTCGATGCCCTGCAGGTGTTCGACGCCGAGGACACCGATCGGCTGCCCCGCGAGCTGCTCGCCGCCCGGGTGACCGATGGCGACGAGGACGACCTCCGCCGCCGGATGCTCGCTGCGGGGGCGGGTCCGCCGCACTCAATCCGCTACCGCGGGGATCCGGCCCGGGGCTGGTACCGGCGCGATGTTGAGGAGGCGATGGCCGTGACACCCGCGTGA
- a CDS encoding NUDIX hydrolase encodes MSRDRCCGTSVGVLIADDHGRYLMVTRAWHPVGIAPVAGHVLDEHAVRDRTGALVLGASYEQAAIAEVAEEVGLEVVDLDLKLDVHLPNLCSSPPADPPGHHWRIYRAHVTGELAPDPEETRGADWYTPDQVEVLAQRTIMHAHGRLSDEEIIERPGLEAVWVRHLAALGVIRVDPVDLAAVERVYATPPATHWRG; translated from the coding sequence ATGTCCCGAGACCGCTGCTGCGGAACCAGCGTCGGCGTCCTGATCGCTGACGACCACGGCCGCTACCTGATGGTCACCCGGGCGTGGCACCCAGTCGGTATCGCCCCGGTGGCCGGGCATGTGCTGGACGAGCACGCCGTGCGCGACCGGACCGGCGCCCTTGTCCTGGGCGCGTCCTATGAGCAGGCGGCGATCGCCGAGGTGGCTGAGGAGGTGGGCCTGGAGGTCGTGGATCTCGACTTGAAGCTGGACGTCCACCTGCCCAACCTGTGCTCGTCGCCGCCTGCGGACCCGCCGGGCCACCACTGGCGGATCTACCGGGCGCACGTGACCGGCGAGCTGGCCCCCGACCCCGAGGAAACCCGCGGCGCCGACTGGTACACGCCCGACCAGGTGGAGGTGCTGGCGCAGCGCACCATCATGCACGCCCACGGACGGCTCAGTGACGAGGAGATCATCGAGCGGCCCGGCCTGGAGGCGGTGTGGGTGCGTCACCTGGCCGCCCTTGGCGTCATCCGGGTGGACCCGGTGGACCTGGCCGCCGTCGAGCGTGTCTATGCGACGCCGCCCGCGACGCACTGGCGGGGCTGA
- a CDS encoding Fur family transcriptional regulator yields MPTPTNFERMLREVGLRVTGPRVAVLSAVHDNPHADTESVIGVVRDRLGAVSHQAVYDVLKALTSTGLVRRIQPLGSVARYETRVGDNHHHVVCRSCDAIADIDCAVGHAPCLTASDDHGFSIDEAEVIYWGLCPDCANKRSS; encoded by the coding sequence ATGCCAACGCCCACGAACTTCGAGCGCATGCTGCGCGAGGTCGGGCTGCGGGTGACGGGTCCGCGCGTAGCGGTGCTGTCCGCCGTACACGACAATCCGCACGCCGACACGGAGTCGGTCATCGGCGTCGTGCGTGACAGGCTCGGTGCGGTGTCTCACCAGGCTGTCTACGACGTGCTCAAGGCGCTGACCAGCACGGGTCTGGTACGTCGGATCCAGCCGCTGGGCTCCGTGGCCCGTTACGAGACGCGGGTCGGGGACAACCACCACCACGTCGTGTGCCGGTCGTGCGACGCTATCGCCGACATCGACTGCGCCGTCGGCCACGCACCGTGCCTGACCGCGTCCGATGACCACGGCTTCTCGATCGACGAGGCCGAGGTCATCTATTGGGGCTTGTGTCCCGACTGTGCCAACAAACGTAGTTCCTGA
- the katG gene encoding catalase/peroxidase HPI: MSESHDPAAKAESGGCPVAHGGAPHPTQGDANRGWWPNRLNLKILAKNPAVADPMGEKFDYAEEFKTLDLAAVKRDISEVLTTSQDWWPADFGHYGPLMIRMAWHSAGTYRVSDGRGGGGAGQQRFAPLNSWPDNGNLDKARRLLWPVKQKYGRKISWADLMILAGNVALESMGLKTFGFAGGREDVWEPDEDVYWGPETGWLDDERYSGDRDLEKPLAAVQMGLIYVNPEGPNGNPDPLAAARDIRETFGRMAMNDEETVALIAGGHTFGKTHGAAPDSHLGAEPEGAPLEAQGLGWQNSHGTGKGGDAITSGLEVTWTTTPTQWSNGFFQNLFGYEWELTKSPAGAHQWKPKDGAGEGTVPDAHDPSKKHAPTMLTTDLALRFDPVYEPISRRFMENPEEFADAFARAWFKLTHRDMGPIVRYLGSEVPSEELLWQDPIPTPDYELIGAEEIASLKAKILDSDLTVAQLVSTAWAAASSFRGSDKRGGANGGRIRLEPQSTWEVNEPEKLAPVLRTLEGIQESFNAAQTGGKQVSFADLVVLAGCVGVEQAAKAAGYDIEVPFTPGRGDATQEQTDVESFSHLEPSADGFRNYLGKGHRLPTEYLLIDKANLLTLSAPEMTVLVGGLRVLGANFEDSDLGVLTKTPGTLTNDFFVNLLDLGSTWKPTDETSETFECRSDATGELLWTGSRADLVFGSNSELRAVAEVYAADDAKEKFVKDFVAAWDKVMNLDRFDLA, from the coding sequence ATGTCTGAAAGCCACGACCCCGCCGCGAAGGCCGAGAGCGGCGGCTGTCCGGTCGCGCACGGTGGCGCCCCGCACCCCACCCAGGGTGACGCCAACCGCGGCTGGTGGCCGAACCGGCTCAACCTGAAGATCCTCGCCAAGAACCCCGCCGTGGCCGACCCCATGGGCGAGAAGTTCGACTACGCCGAAGAGTTCAAGACCCTCGACCTCGCCGCCGTGAAGCGGGACATCTCCGAGGTGCTGACCACCTCGCAGGACTGGTGGCCGGCCGACTTCGGCCACTACGGCCCGCTGATGATCCGGATGGCCTGGCACAGTGCGGGGACCTACCGCGTCAGCGACGGCCGCGGCGGCGGTGGCGCCGGCCAGCAGCGGTTCGCGCCGCTCAACAGCTGGCCGGACAACGGCAACCTCGACAAGGCGCGCCGACTGCTGTGGCCGGTCAAGCAGAAGTACGGCCGCAAGATCTCGTGGGCCGACCTGATGATCCTCGCCGGCAACGTGGCGCTGGAGTCGATGGGCCTCAAGACCTTCGGCTTCGCCGGCGGCCGTGAGGACGTCTGGGAGCCCGACGAGGACGTCTACTGGGGCCCGGAGACCGGGTGGCTCGACGATGAGCGCTACAGCGGCGACCGGGATCTGGAGAAGCCGCTGGCCGCGGTGCAGATGGGCCTCATCTACGTCAACCCGGAGGGCCCGAACGGCAACCCGGACCCGCTGGCTGCCGCCCGCGACATCCGCGAGACCTTCGGCCGGATGGCGATGAACGACGAGGAGACCGTCGCGCTGATCGCCGGCGGTCACACCTTCGGCAAGACCCACGGTGCGGCTCCCGACAGCCACCTCGGCGCCGAGCCCGAGGGCGCCCCGCTCGAGGCCCAGGGCCTGGGCTGGCAGAACAGCCACGGCACCGGCAAGGGCGGCGACGCCATCACCAGTGGCCTGGAGGTCACCTGGACCACCACGCCGACGCAGTGGAGCAACGGCTTCTTCCAGAACCTGTTCGGCTACGAGTGGGAGCTGACCAAGAGCCCGGCGGGCGCGCACCAGTGGAAGCCGAAGGACGGTGCGGGTGAGGGCACCGTCCCCGACGCCCACGACCCGTCGAAGAAGCACGCTCCGACCATGCTGACCACGGACCTGGCGCTCCGGTTCGACCCGGTCTACGAGCCGATCTCGCGGCGTTTCATGGAGAACCCCGAGGAGTTCGCGGACGCCTTCGCCCGCGCGTGGTTCAAGCTGACCCACCGCGACATGGGCCCGATCGTGCGCTACCTCGGCTCGGAGGTGCCGTCCGAGGAGCTGCTGTGGCAGGACCCGATCCCCACGCCCGACTACGAGCTCATCGGCGCTGAGGAGATCGCGAGCCTGAAGGCCAAGATCCTCGACTCCGACCTGACCGTCGCGCAGCTGGTCTCCACCGCGTGGGCGGCGGCCTCGTCGTTCCGCGGCAGCGACAAGCGCGGCGGCGCCAACGGCGGCCGTATCCGCCTTGAGCCGCAGAGCACCTGGGAGGTTAACGAGCCCGAGAAGCTCGCGCCCGTGCTGCGCACGCTTGAGGGCATCCAGGAGTCCTTCAACGCCGCCCAGACCGGCGGCAAGCAGGTCTCCTTCGCCGACCTGGTGGTCCTCGCCGGCTGCGTGGGCGTCGAGCAGGCCGCCAAGGCCGCCGGCTACGACATCGAGGTCCCCTTCACTCCGGGCCGCGGCGACGCCACCCAGGAGCAGACCGACGTGGAGTCCTTCTCCCACCTGGAGCCGAGCGCGGACGGGTTCCGCAACTACCTCGGCAAGGGGCACCGCCTCCCGACGGAGTACCTCCTCATCGACAAGGCGAACCTGCTCACCCTGAGCGCGCCGGAGATGACGGTCCTCGTCGGCGGTCTGCGGGTCCTGGGCGCGAACTTCGAGGACTCGGACCTGGGCGTTCTCACCAAGACGCCCGGGACGCTGACGAACGACTTCTTCGTGAACCTGCTCGACCTGGGCAGCACGTGGAAGCCGACCGACGAGACCTCCGAGACCTTCGAGTGCCGCAGCGACGCCACGGGCGAGCTGCTGTGGACCGGCAGCCGCGCCGACCTCGTCTTCGGGTCGAACTCCGAGCTGCGTGCGGTCGCGGAGGTCTACGCGGCCGACGACGCGAAGGAGAAGTTCGTGAAGGACTTCGTCGCGGCGTGGGACAAGGTCATGAACCTCGACCGGTTCGACCTCGCCTGA
- a CDS encoding class I SAM-dependent methyltransferase, giving the protein MSPRCPRESCKGTGPTSSAPSCGRQPERTGPGTPHHREGATLSPAPPHDAYSRGNPTLRFLEEFGWGDLVSLGRLTPLTLPWLVGGRLDALQRRLARDSLALLRHRRGQRVLDACCGRGYAAAALAGSGCTAVGLDVLPAQISQARQRFGQGARLGFAVADVRAPPARVEGIDLGDASFDRIHCLEAAFHFGPPGRSAFLMEGFRLLRPGGRLVLVDITWRGEDPHRIDRVDPARLVRDTWQFDEFEPRTRYPRLARRAGFTVHKVLDWSNTVTRPWGQAAALLGRIAATPLGRAALRARRPGLGDLTLEEWRHLADVARAHHAVASSVSYTALVLDKPV; this is encoded by the coding sequence GTGTCTCCGCGTTGTCCGCGGGAATCATGCAAGGGAACAGGGCCAACGTCATCGGCGCCGTCATGCGGTAGGCAGCCGGAGAGGACTGGCCCGGGAACACCACACCACCGCGAAGGAGCCACCCTGTCACCCGCGCCCCCGCACGACGCCTACTCCCGAGGCAACCCGACGCTGCGGTTCCTGGAGGAGTTCGGCTGGGGCGACCTGGTCAGCCTGGGGCGGCTCACTCCTCTCACCCTGCCGTGGCTCGTCGGCGGCCGCCTCGACGCCCTCCAGCGGCGCCTGGCCCGCGACTCGCTCGCTCTGCTGCGCCACCGGCGCGGTCAGCGCGTCCTCGACGCCTGCTGCGGGCGCGGCTACGCCGCGGCCGCGCTCGCCGGATCAGGGTGCACGGCCGTCGGCCTCGATGTACTGCCCGCGCAGATCAGCCAGGCGCGGCAGCGCTTCGGCCAGGGCGCCCGACTCGGCTTCGCCGTCGCCGACGTCAGGGCCCCACCGGCGCGCGTCGAGGGCATCGACCTCGGCGATGCCTCCTTCGACCGCATCCACTGCCTGGAAGCGGCCTTCCACTTCGGCCCGCCCGGCCGCAGCGCGTTCCTGATGGAGGGCTTCCGCCTGCTGCGGCCGGGCGGCCGCCTGGTCTTGGTCGACATCACCTGGCGCGGCGAGGATCCGCATCGGATCGACCGGGTCGATCCCGCACGCCTGGTGCGCGATACCTGGCAGTTCGACGAATTCGAGCCCCGCACGCGCTACCCGCGGCTGGCGCGGCGGGCCGGATTCACCGTGCACAAGGTCCTGGACTGGTCGAACACCGTCACCCGCCCCTGGGGCCAAGCCGCCGCTCTCCTCGGCCGCATCGCGGCGACCCCACTCGGTCGGGCGGCGCTGCGTGCGCGCCGACCCGGCCTCGGCGACTTGACCCTCGAGGAATGGCGGCACCTCGCCGACGTGGCCCGCGCCCACCACGCCGTGGCCTCCTCCGTGTCCTATACGGCACTCGTCCTCGACAAACCCGTGTAG